The following coding sequences are from one bacterium window:
- a CDS encoding FAD:protein FMN transferase, with translation MRRVSWFWFLLLFAAIAAIVLVSLFYENAAGETAIIKVDNFLLGTLVDIKAWDQTLDEQAVRAAIQSALDAMRRVESEMSVNVKSSVVHRINDSAGRSKVLAPRSVISVLDSAARVSELSEGAFDVRIGAVSDLWDFASLENPAPPDPQAIAREVRLVAGASVEFSATSGTVYLPTEGMRLDLGGIAKGYAIDVASEALRKAGILNFIVDAGGDMFVSGTRPNGRKWRIGVRDPRRPGDLMCTLLTTDRAIVTSGDYERFFIYEGRRYHHILDPATGYPASECQSVTVIAKEATVADALATAIFVMGPERGLQLADRLQDIECLIVGADGSRCLSSRLGHYLPSVMGLSP, from the coding sequence ATGAGGCGCGTCAGTTGGTTCTGGTTTCTTCTGCTCTTTGCCGCAATAGCAGCGATAGTTCTGGTCTCGCTGTTTTATGAGAACGCGGCTGGCGAGACCGCTATCATCAAGGTTGACAACTTCCTCTTGGGAACACTGGTCGATATAAAGGCCTGGGACCAGACGCTAGACGAGCAAGCGGTGAGGGCCGCAATCCAAAGCGCGCTCGATGCCATGCGCCGAGTCGAAAGCGAGATGTCAGTCAACGTGAAAAGCAGCGTCGTGCACCGGATCAACGATTCTGCCGGTAGGTCCAAGGTCCTGGCGCCACGTTCCGTAATCTCTGTCCTCGATAGTGCGGCAAGAGTGTCTGAGCTCAGCGAAGGCGCCTTTGACGTGAGGATTGGAGCGGTCTCAGACCTATGGGATTTTGCATCTTTGGAGAATCCTGCGCCTCCTGACCCACAGGCAATCGCCAGAGAGGTCCGGCTGGTCGCTGGTGCCTCGGTCGAGTTCTCAGCTACCTCGGGAACGGTCTATCTGCCGACCGAGGGGATGAGGCTTGATCTCGGCGGGATCGCCAAGGGATATGCAATTGACGTTGCCTCCGAGGCCCTTAGAAAAGCGGGGATTCTAAACTTCATCGTGGATGCGGGTGGGGACATGTTCGTCTCTGGAACACGCCCAAACGGCCGGAAGTGGCGGATTGGCGTTCGGGACCCGAGGCGCCCGGGCGACTTGATGTGCACCCTATTGACAACTGACCGCGCGATTGTAACGTCCGGGGACTACGAGCGTTTCTTCATTTACGAGGGCAGAAGGTATCATCACATTCTCGATCCAGCGACAGGCTATCCAGCCTCCGAATGCCAGAGTGTTACCGTGATCGCCAAAGAAGCTACGGTTGCCGACGCCCTCGCCACAGCGATCTTTGTGATGGGCCCCGAGCGCGGGCTTCAGCTCGCGGACCGCCTGCAAGACATCGAATGCCTGATCGTAGGCGCTGATGGTAGCCGCTGCCTCTCCAGTCGCCTCGGGCACTATTTGCCCAGTGTAATGGGGCTCTCGCCCTGA